From the Nonlabens marinus S1-08 genome, one window contains:
- the guaA gene encoding glutamine-hydrolyzing GMP synthase, whose product MQNSVLILDFGSQYTQLIARRVRELNIYCEIHPFHKVPQDLSAFKAVILSGSPFSVRSDDAPHPDLSHIKGKLPLLGVCYGAQYLAHFHGGKVAPSSTREYGRANLTVVKDAETLFENITENSQVWMSHSDTIKELPANAITLASTQDVLNAAYRVDGEETYGIQFHPEVYHSTDGKQLLHNFLIEIAGVVPDWTPGAFVDMTVAELKEKIGEDKVVLGLSGGVDSSVAAILLHKAIGENLYCIFVNNGLLRKNEFDEVLHQYKDMGLNVKGVDATARFMDALKDISDPELKRKAIGRAFIEVFDDEAHAIEDVTYLAQGTIYPDVIESISVNGPSATIKSHHNVGGLPDFMKLKIVEPLRMLFKDEVRRVGAEMGMATNLLGRHPFPGPGLAIRILGDVDLEKVRLLQEADAIFIANLKKWKLYDKVWQAGVILLPVNSVGVMGDERTYEKCVALRAVESTDGMTADWVDLPYKFLQDTSNEIINKVKGVNRVVYDISSKPPATIEWE is encoded by the coding sequence ATGCAAAACAGTGTCTTAATTTTAGATTTCGGATCCCAGTATACACAGCTTATAGCACGCCGTGTTAGAGAACTCAATATTTACTGTGAGATCCACCCCTTTCATAAAGTTCCACAAGATTTATCTGCCTTTAAGGCGGTTATTTTATCAGGTAGTCCATTTTCTGTACGATCTGACGATGCGCCGCACCCAGATTTATCTCATATAAAAGGGAAGCTACCCTTACTAGGAGTATGCTATGGCGCTCAATATTTAGCTCATTTTCATGGTGGTAAAGTGGCCCCATCGAGCACCAGAGAATATGGACGCGCAAATTTGACAGTAGTTAAAGACGCTGAAACTTTATTCGAAAACATTACTGAAAACTCGCAAGTGTGGATGTCGCACAGCGATACTATTAAAGAGTTACCAGCAAACGCTATAACTCTGGCTAGTACACAAGATGTATTGAATGCTGCGTACCGAGTAGACGGTGAAGAAACATATGGAATTCAATTTCACCCAGAAGTGTACCACAGTACCGATGGGAAACAGTTGTTGCATAACTTTTTAATCGAGATTGCAGGTGTGGTTCCAGACTGGACACCGGGTGCTTTTGTTGATATGACAGTTGCAGAGCTCAAAGAAAAAATAGGAGAGGACAAAGTGGTTCTAGGTTTAAGCGGTGGTGTAGATTCTAGCGTGGCCGCCATTTTGCTTCATAAGGCGATAGGTGAAAACTTGTACTGCATTTTTGTAAACAATGGATTATTGCGCAAAAATGAATTTGATGAAGTGCTTCATCAATACAAGGATATGGGCTTGAACGTAAAAGGTGTAGATGCGACGGCACGATTTATGGATGCGTTGAAAGATATCAGTGATCCTGAGTTGAAACGCAAGGCTATAGGCCGTGCTTTCATTGAGGTTTTTGATGATGAAGCGCATGCCATTGAGGATGTGACTTATCTAGCTCAAGGAACCATTTATCCTGATGTTATTGAAAGTATTTCAGTAAATGGACCTAGTGCAACGATAAAGTCTCACCACAATGTAGGTGGCTTACCAGATTTCATGAAACTCAAAATAGTTGAGCCATTGCGCATGCTATTTAAAGATGAAGTGCGACGTGTAGGGGCTGAGATGGGAATGGCAACGAACCTATTAGGAAGGCATCCATTTCCTGGACCAGGACTTGCTATACGTATTTTGGGAGATGTGGATCTAGAAAAGGTGCGGTTACTACAAGAAGCAGATGCTATTTTTATAGCTAACCTAAAGAAGTGGAAACTATACGATAAAGTATGGCAAGCTGGAGTGATTCTACTTCCTGTGAATTCAGTAGGAGTTATGGGAGATGAACGCACCTATGAAAAGTGTGTGGCATTGCGAGCGGTGGAAAGTACTGATGGAATGACAGCAGACTGGGTGGACTTACCCTACAAATTCCTTCAGGATACCAGCAATGAGATAATAAATAAAGTGAAAGGCGTTAATAGAGTAGTGTATGACATCAGTTCAAAACCGCCTGCAACCATAGAATGGGAATAA